In Aquiflexum balticum DSM 16537, a single genomic region encodes these proteins:
- a CDS encoding DUF2200 domain-containing protein → MKASETHHERMANMTFGSVYPHYVTKIEKKGRTKEELLQVIEWLTGFDKLKVQNLIDNKVTFEEFFRQAKLNQNAHLITGMICGYRIEEIDNPLTQKVRYLDKLVDELAKGRKMEKILREE, encoded by the coding sequence ATGAAAGCAAGCGAAACACACCATGAACGAATGGCAAATATGACCTTTGGATCGGTATATCCACATTACGTCACCAAAATCGAGAAAAAAGGAAGAACAAAAGAAGAATTACTTCAGGTAATAGAATGGTTGACCGGTTTCGATAAATTGAAAGTGCAAAACCTTATTGATAACAAAGTAACTTTTGAAGAATTCTTTAGGCAGGCAAAATTAAATCAAAATGCACACCTGATTACCGGAATGATATGCGGCTACCGAATTGAAGAAATCGACAATCCATTGACCCAGAAAGTCCGGTACCTGGATAAATTGGTGGATGAACTGGCCAAAGGTAGGAAAATGGAGAAGATATTGAGGGAAGAGTAG
- a CDS encoding DUF202 domain-containing protein translates to MKDTESEKETGEEQKKKKGKSLIQKERTRTAFERLQLAWIRAALTLMAIGIGALEYYFNRIEAGKAPFLKLVTGSELGLFLIITSSVILSLATIQHIKSMAKLKEYFPEMRYSVATVLSILVLALSFLLFLMMSLRL, encoded by the coding sequence ATGAAGGATACAGAATCAGAAAAGGAAACGGGAGAGGAACAGAAAAAAAAGAAAGGTAAAAGTCTGATACAAAAAGAAAGGACGAGAACGGCTTTTGAAAGACTGCAGTTGGCATGGATACGTGCCGCATTGACTTTAATGGCAATAGGAATTGGTGCTTTGGAATATTATTTCAATAGAATTGAGGCAGGAAAAGCCCCGTTTTTGAAGTTGGTGACAGGGAGTGAATTGGGATTGTTTTTGATTATCACTTCCTCAGTTATACTTTCTCTTGCAACCATTCAGCATATCAAAAGCATGGCTAAATTGAAAGAATATTTTCCTGAAATGCGGTATTCAGTTGCTACAGTTTTATCGATTCTGGTATTGGCTTTATCTTTTCTGCTTTTCTTGATGATGAGTTTGAGATTATAG
- a CDS encoding BamA/TamA family outer membrane protein: MPELIRNALGKDSKVKETGSSSLLIVPIIGSNPATGFMVGIGGQYAFKMQGSNLYSLISGSLQATTKNQYIFMAKNSIYTKNEKIFFTGDWRYLIFSQSTYGLGTNAPEGGILDYQFNLGGLETGADSLAQPMTFNFARFHQTVGFKLKPGIYLGLGYHFDSFSKIVDQKLDLDPEEQLLTSHYIYNNAYNFETDKYYSSALFGSFIIDKRDNMIQPYKGYFLSLGFRGAYRAFGNKNNAEMFSGEWRSFHGLSRRNPAHLIGFWLMGDFTKAGDFPYLILPATAFDQRGRSGRGYTQGRFRGQNYVYGETEYRFPISRCGGVLGGVLFANGTTASNSTQNLNLFDSIKLGYGFGLRVKVDKYSRTNLALDLGFGEQSSGFYLAISETF, translated from the coding sequence TTGCCTGAATTGATCCGAAATGCGCTGGGTAAGGATTCTAAAGTAAAAGAAACAGGATCAAGTTCATTGTTGATTGTACCAATAATCGGATCAAACCCTGCAACAGGTTTTATGGTGGGGATAGGAGGTCAGTATGCGTTTAAAATGCAGGGAAGTAATCTATATTCTCTTATCAGCGGGAGCTTACAGGCTACTACCAAAAACCAATATATTTTTATGGCCAAAAATAGTATCTATACCAAAAATGAAAAGATTTTCTTTACAGGGGATTGGCGGTATCTGATATTCTCCCAATCGACTTATGGCTTAGGCACCAATGCTCCTGAAGGAGGTATTTTGGATTATCAATTTAACCTAGGTGGTTTGGAAACAGGTGCTGATTCCTTGGCTCAACCTATGACGTTTAATTTTGCCAGGTTTCACCAAACTGTAGGCTTCAAATTGAAACCAGGAATATATTTGGGCTTGGGCTATCATTTTGATTCCTTTTCCAAAATAGTTGACCAAAAATTAGATCTTGATCCAGAGGAGCAATTGTTAACTTCACATTACATATACAACAATGCTTATAATTTTGAAACAGATAAATATTACTCATCCGCACTTTTCGGGAGTTTTATCATCGATAAGCGGGACAATATGATCCAACCATACAAAGGGTATTTTTTATCCTTGGGATTCAGGGGAGCTTACCGGGCTTTTGGGAATAAGAACAATGCCGAAATGTTTTCCGGAGAGTGGCGGAGTTTTCATGGATTATCTAGGAGGAACCCCGCTCACCTTATCGGTTTTTGGCTGATGGGTGATTTTACCAAGGCGGGTGATTTTCCTTACTTGATATTACCCGCAACGGCATTTGATCAAAGAGGCAGAAGTGGACGAGGATATACTCAGGGGAGATTCCGTGGTCAAAATTATGTCTATGGAGAAACAGAATACAGGTTTCCAATATCAAGGTGTGGTGGTGTATTGGGAGGAGTATTATTTGCCAATGGAACAACGGCATCCAACTCCACACAGAACCTTAATCTCTTTGATTCAATAAAATTGGGTTACGGTTTTGGACTTAGAGTCAAGGTAGATAAATATTCCAGAACCAACCTTGCATTGGATTTAGGGTTTGGGGAGCAGTCAAGTGGATTTTACCTTGCTATTTCTGAGACATTTTGA
- a CDS encoding outer membrane beta-barrel protein translates to MAINFKPLLLISFLLISASSNAQVLISLLFGEALNSEKIEFGLTGGMNRSNFRDVSDAKGLNNFNLGFYFNINLMENSYLSTGVLVKSNVGATGMATYPLGDVDFDGIFEDGTLTTKINYFYVPIMWQQRIQSRLLLEAGVQAGVRTKAFDIFNIDSNGGEIEFKKELGDSYYRLDAGVVGGLGYKLKKDLKSMSVGFLYYHGLVDVKAASSQNIRNSSLNIYLRIPIGAVEKE, encoded by the coding sequence ATGGCTATAAATTTCAAACCACTCTTACTGATTTCCTTCTTACTCATCTCAGCAAGTTCAAACGCGCAGGTGCTGATTTCCTTGCTTTTTGGAGAAGCTTTAAATTCTGAAAAAATCGAATTTGGATTGACAGGTGGAATGAATCGATCTAACTTTCGTGATGTCTCAGATGCTAAAGGACTTAACAATTTCAATCTTGGTTTCTATTTCAATATCAATTTGATGGAAAATTCCTATTTGAGTACAGGAGTTTTGGTCAAATCAAATGTGGGTGCTACAGGAATGGCGACCTATCCCTTGGGCGATGTGGACTTTGACGGTATTTTTGAAGATGGAACTTTGACTACCAAGATCAATTATTTTTATGTTCCAATCATGTGGCAGCAAAGGATCCAATCGCGGTTACTGCTTGAAGCGGGAGTGCAGGCTGGAGTTAGGACCAAAGCCTTTGATATCTTTAATATCGACTCCAATGGTGGCGAAATTGAGTTTAAAAAGGAACTGGGCGATTCATATTACAGACTGGACGCCGGAGTGGTGGGAGGCTTGGGATACAAATTGAAGAAAGACCTAAAAAGTATGAGTGTTGGCTTTTTGTATTATCATGGACTTGTAGACGTAAAAGCTGCCTCTTCACAGAATATCAGAAACTCATCACTAAATATTTATTTAAGAATACCGATAGGTGCTGTAGAAAAGGAATAA
- a CDS encoding DUF4256 domain-containing protein, whose product MKLSDEQSKVLLDTLKTRFKKNSNRHQGIEWDDVEKKLLANPKKIWSLNEMEATGGEPDVVGKDEKTGEVIFVDCAAESPKGRRSVCYDQEALESRKEYKPKNSAMGMAAAMGIKILNEEQYKDLQGLSRFDTKTSSWLETPADIRKLGGAIFGDWRYGHVFIYHNGAESYYGARGFRGVLKV is encoded by the coding sequence ATGAAACTTTCAGATGAACAGTCCAAAGTATTACTCGACACATTAAAAACACGGTTTAAGAAAAATTCAAACCGTCATCAGGGAATAGAATGGGATGATGTAGAGAAAAAGCTTTTGGCCAATCCCAAGAAAATCTGGTCTTTGAATGAAATGGAAGCCACAGGTGGAGAACCTGATGTAGTAGGTAAAGATGAGAAAACTGGTGAGGTTATTTTTGTGGATTGCGCTGCAGAAAGTCCTAAAGGTCGGAGAAGTGTTTGTTACGATCAGGAAGCTTTGGAATCCAGAAAAGAATACAAACCTAAAAACAGTGCTATGGGAATGGCAGCAGCAATGGGCATTAAGATTTTGAATGAAGAGCAATACAAGGATTTGCAGGGTTTGAGTAGATTTGATACAAAAACTTCAAGTTGGCTAGAAACACCTGCTGATATCAGAAAGCTCGGAGGGGCCATTTTCGGGGATTGGCGCTACGGACACGTTTTTATTTATCACAACGGCGCCGAGTCGTATTACGGAGCCCGTGGTTTTAGGGGGGTGTTGAAGGTTTGA
- a CDS encoding DUF4136 domain-containing protein — MKKSISGLILLITIGLLASCYPGGPEFYEDTDVVYTSFEPEFNFQNKNTYALPDKIVKDIEIDRGDTTLVYMKDAFALPILAAIDANMQQFGWTKVDISQRPDVVLTPAAITNTTYFYSYWYSWWWGGYYPGWGWYYPPYWTVSSYTTGTMIIAMADPNLNNPINQSRASWIMLGNGLLSGAGDISRVTNAIDQAFVQSPYLKINN; from the coding sequence ATGAAAAAGTCAATATCCGGATTGATACTCTTGATTACTATAGGTTTACTGGCCTCCTGTTATCCTGGTGGACCGGAATTTTATGAAGATACAGATGTTGTTTACACTTCTTTTGAACCTGAGTTCAATTTCCAGAACAAAAACACCTATGCCCTTCCCGACAAAATTGTAAAAGACATTGAAATTGACCGAGGAGATACTACCCTTGTGTATATGAAAGATGCCTTTGCACTTCCCATATTGGCAGCGATTGATGCAAATATGCAGCAATTTGGCTGGACGAAAGTAGATATCTCCCAAAGACCTGATGTTGTATTGACTCCTGCTGCAATTACCAATACCACTTATTTTTACAGTTATTGGTATTCTTGGTGGTGGGGAGGTTATTATCCGGGATGGGGATGGTATTATCCACCATATTGGACTGTTTCGAGCTATACCACGGGTACTATGATCATTGCAATGGCTGATCCAAATCTGAATAACCCTATCAATCAATCAAGAGCATCATGGATCATGTTGGGTAACGGACTCCTCTCAGGTGCTGGCGATATAAGCCGGGTTACCAATGCCATTGATCAGGCTTTTGTGCAGTCGCCCTATTTGAAAATTAATAACTGA
- a CDS encoding ChbG/HpnK family deacetylase has translation MRNFKEYISIQLLTLISLFASAQQTPGPRLIVRGDDMGSSRSANLASIETFVNGIETSIELMVVTPWFPEAAQMLKKNTGIDVGLHLVITSEWEGIKWRPLTNCPSLTDADGYFLPMMGSNKNYPGLAITENQWKLEEVEKEFRAQIDFALKHVSQISHLSGHMGSTGFHPDVTKMVSKLSKEYDLPVMSRELNQELGLSGVSYDGPKATSAEKEASFISMLEKLEAGKSYMFVDHPSYDNIEMQGVGHIGYEDVAIDRQGVTDTWTSENVKEAVSRNGIELINFITLTKALPRSDPEKEKINPQSISEYLQAVKSENQDLHSLMILRNGKVVYEQWFGENAANKTHVMYSVSKTFTSTAIGFALQEGLLNLTDKVISFFPDKLPKEIGPNLQELEIRHLLTMTVGHDVDPTGVLREKSKDLDWVEGFLAFPMEHQPGEQFVYNSLATYMLSAIITNVTGQRILDYLQPRLFRPLGIVGATWDVSPQGIQFGGWGLKVKTEDMAKLGLFYLQKGQWNDKQLLPDSWFDEATIAQVQSLPAGVKKENLKVNAQDSDWLQGYGYQLWRSRHNSYRADGLNGQFILILPEKNAVIVTTAKIPNMQEELNLIWEHLLPAFED, from the coding sequence ATGCGCAATTTCAAAGAATACATTTCAATCCAATTATTAACTCTGATTTCCCTTTTTGCTTCTGCCCAGCAAACTCCGGGGCCTAGATTGATTGTAAGGGGTGATGATATGGGTTCTTCCCGTTCGGCCAATTTGGCCAGTATAGAAACCTTCGTCAATGGGATTGAAACTTCCATCGAATTGATGGTGGTGACACCTTGGTTTCCGGAAGCTGCTCAAATGCTAAAGAAAAATACCGGAATAGATGTGGGGCTGCATTTGGTCATCACCAGTGAATGGGAAGGTATTAAATGGAGGCCCTTGACCAATTGTCCCAGTCTTACTGACGCTGATGGGTATTTTTTGCCCATGATGGGTTCGAATAAAAATTATCCCGGACTTGCCATTACTGAAAATCAATGGAAACTGGAAGAGGTGGAAAAGGAATTCCGGGCGCAAATAGATTTTGCTTTGAAGCATGTTTCCCAAATCAGCCATCTATCAGGCCATATGGGATCTACGGGTTTTCATCCGGATGTCACCAAAATGGTTTCCAAATTGTCCAAGGAATATGACCTTCCTGTAATGAGTCGGGAGCTCAATCAGGAATTGGGATTGTCAGGTGTAAGCTACGATGGACCAAAAGCAACTTCAGCTGAAAAGGAGGCTTCTTTTATCAGCATGTTGGAAAAACTTGAAGCCGGAAAATCCTATATGTTTGTTGACCACCCTTCCTATGACAATATAGAAATGCAAGGGGTTGGCCATATCGGTTATGAAGATGTGGCAATAGACAGACAGGGAGTAACGGATACTTGGACAAGTGAAAATGTAAAGGAAGCGGTTTCCAGAAATGGAATTGAACTGATCAATTTCATTACTTTAACCAAAGCCTTACCCCGAAGTGATCCTGAAAAAGAGAAAATCAATCCCCAATCCATTTCAGAATACCTTCAAGCAGTAAAATCAGAGAATCAAGACCTTCACAGCCTGATGATTCTAAGAAACGGAAAAGTGGTCTATGAGCAATGGTTTGGGGAAAATGCCGCAAATAAAACCCATGTCATGTATTCCGTAAGCAAGACATTCACGTCAACTGCTATCGGCTTTGCCCTACAGGAAGGTCTTTTGAATCTAACAGATAAAGTTATTTCTTTCTTTCCGGACAAACTTCCCAAAGAAATAGGCCCGAATCTTCAGGAACTTGAAATCAGGCATTTACTGACCATGACTGTGGGGCACGATGTGGATCCTACAGGTGTTTTAAGAGAAAAAAGTAAAGATCTTGATTGGGTGGAAGGATTTTTGGCTTTTCCTATGGAACATCAGCCCGGTGAGCAGTTTGTTTACAACAGTTTGGCTACTTATATGCTTTCAGCCATCATTACAAATGTAACAGGACAGCGGATTTTGGATTATTTACAGCCAAGGCTATTCAGACCATTGGGGATCGTGGGAGCCACTTGGGATGTAAGTCCTCAAGGAATCCAATTCGGTGGTTGGGGCCTTAAAGTAAAAACTGAGGATATGGCCAAATTGGGACTGTTTTATTTGCAAAAAGGACAATGGAACGACAAACAACTACTTCCAGATTCCTGGTTTGATGAGGCCACAATAGCTCAGGTTCAGTCCTTGCCAGCAGGAGTAAAAAAAGAAAACCTGAAAGTTAACGCCCAGGACTCTGATTGGTTGCAAGGATATGGTTATCAGCTTTGGCGAAGCCGACACAACTCTTATCGGGCAGACGGGCTGAATGGACAGTTTATTCTGATTCTTCCTGAAAAGAATGCAGTGATCGTAACCACCGCCAAAATTCCAAATATGCAGGAAGAGCTTAACCTGATATGGGAACATTTATTGCCGGCTTTTGAAGATTAG
- a CDS encoding DUF4136 domain-containing protein, which produces MKKTLFLILFMLPFLISCSTVMKTYSYKDKKADLNQYKTYAWINLEHFELDNKAGNKLYAHYILDLANKELEKKGFILDVNNPDAVFLFDTQIDDKIAYSQTPQVSVGVGVAGPGYYVGGAVPVAGGNIIEEQYQEGLLFIEMFDSKTNNLVWKGWAQEEVNIYTNGEDLLQRAVTQIFMRLPVKHK; this is translated from the coding sequence ATGAAAAAAACTTTATTTCTTATCCTTTTTATGTTGCCGTTTTTGATATCCTGTTCGACAGTGATGAAAACTTACTCCTATAAGGATAAAAAAGCAGATCTAAATCAATACAAAACGTATGCTTGGATTAATTTGGAGCATTTTGAGTTGGATAATAAAGCCGGAAACAAACTTTATGCGCATTATATTCTTGATTTGGCCAATAAGGAACTTGAGAAAAAAGGATTTATACTTGATGTCAATAATCCTGATGCTGTTTTTCTTTTTGATACCCAGATAGACGATAAAATCGCATATAGTCAAACTCCACAAGTAAGCGTAGGGGTCGGGGTAGCGGGACCGGGATATTATGTTGGAGGGGCTGTCCCGGTAGCAGGTGGAAATATTATTGAGGAACAATACCAAGAGGGCCTTCTATTCATAGAAATGTTTGACAGTAAAACCAACAATCTGGTTTGGAAAGGATGGGCTCAGGAAGAGGTAAATATTTACACAAATGGAGAGGATCTTCTCCAAAGGGCTGTCACGCAGATTTTTATGCGTCTTCCGGTCAAACATAAATAG
- a CDS encoding sensor histidine kinase yields the protein MKLLNLLTSVYLIIIMLALLIGGFFIYRKLGAEINFELGMELDRQIEAYAERIRQGIPPEALVNERLEIIELPYEFSEEDLSIRDTIAYHDPLSREEKQLKASRSFKIENKHFRISYYNLVVEAEDITETVVYTMMIVFFIQLVFLGLFFRAISNWILRPFQQTLQKIQQFNFQTNKPLHFQESKVSEFNQLNEFLERMTQKLLKDYRQIKEFSENISHEIQTPAAVVGGKLENLMNLEMTEEQAHLIYSAYQNNERIHQIVRSLSLLAKLENEEFEPPSEIDLSEILIKNIELLSELIILSELKLQTEIKDKVMVKMHPFIAEIMVNNLLGNAIKHNLKGGWIKIKLDFHRMTIENSGPSLRQDPGQLIERFKKESDKPESVGLGLAIVNQICKTYQFSFGYATEECKHTTTIDFK from the coding sequence ATGAAACTTCTAAACCTCCTTACCTCTGTTTATTTGATCATCATCATGTTGGCACTGCTGATAGGAGGATTTTTCATTTATAGAAAACTGGGTGCTGAAATTAATTTTGAGTTGGGAATGGAGTTGGACAGGCAAATAGAAGCTTATGCAGAAAGAATACGTCAGGGAATTCCACCTGAAGCCTTGGTCAATGAAAGATTGGAAATCATAGAATTGCCATATGAATTTTCTGAAGAGGATCTGAGTATCCGGGATACCATAGCCTATCACGACCCATTAAGCAGAGAAGAAAAACAATTGAAAGCGAGCAGGTCATTCAAAATAGAAAACAAGCATTTCAGAATTTCCTATTATAACTTAGTGGTTGAAGCAGAGGACATTACCGAGACAGTGGTTTATACCATGATGATTGTTTTCTTTATCCAACTGGTATTTTTGGGCTTGTTTTTCCGGGCTATTTCCAATTGGATTTTGAGACCTTTCCAGCAAACCTTACAAAAGATTCAACAATTTAATTTTCAGACCAACAAACCCTTACATTTTCAGGAAAGCAAAGTATCGGAGTTCAATCAACTCAATGAATTTTTGGAAAGGATGACTCAAAAACTGCTCAAGGATTACAGGCAGATCAAGGAATTTTCAGAAAACATATCCCATGAAATCCAAACCCCTGCTGCTGTGGTAGGAGGAAAATTGGAAAATCTGATGAATTTGGAAATGACTGAAGAACAAGCACATTTGATTTACTCTGCTTATCAAAACAACGAACGGATCCATCAGATTGTGAGGTCTTTAAGTTTATTGGCCAAACTTGAAAATGAAGAATTTGAACCTCCTTCCGAAATTGACTTATCCGAAATTCTAATCAAAAACATAGAACTGTTGTCGGAACTTATCATTTTAAGTGAATTGAAGCTTCAAACAGAAATCAAAGACAAAGTAATGGTGAAAATGCATCCCTTTATTGCCGAAATCATGGTCAATAATTTGTTGGGAAACGCCATCAAACACAATCTTAAAGGAGGTTGGATTAAAATTAAGCTTGATTTTCACCGGATGACTATCGAAAATTCAGGGCCTTCTCTACGACAGGATCCCGGCCAATTGATTGAAAGGTTTAAAAAAGAAAGCGATAAACCGGAATCAGTGGGCTTGGGTTTAGCAATTGTAAATCAAATATGCAAAACATATCAATTCAGTTTTGGTTATGCTACTGAGGAATGTAAGCATACCACTACAATTGATTTCAAATAG
- a CDS encoding response regulator transcription factor translates to MKILLIEDNRELTQNIIQYLSHAGIICEVAGNLFDAQDKILSFEYDCVLLDLMLPDGNGLSFLEIIKKLKVRPNVLIISAKNSLDDKINGLDLGADDYLPKPFHLSELLARLKAIYRRSKLSGSDEISFNEIVIQLQNLQANVHGKPLDLTKKEFDLLVFLITNKNRVLGKNAIAQHLWGDYTDNLPSFDFIYQHIKNLRKKISEAGGNDYLTTVYGIGYKFGEPQT, encoded by the coding sequence ATGAAGATATTATTGATAGAGGATAACAGAGAGTTGACCCAAAATATCATTCAATACCTTTCCCATGCAGGAATTATCTGTGAGGTAGCAGGCAATCTTTTTGATGCACAGGATAAAATTCTGTCCTTTGAATATGATTGTGTCTTGTTGGACCTGATGCTGCCGGATGGTAATGGTCTGAGTTTTTTGGAAATAATAAAAAAATTGAAGGTCAGACCCAACGTTCTGATCATTTCGGCCAAAAATTCTTTGGATGACAAAATCAATGGGTTGGACCTTGGAGCCGACGATTATTTACCTAAACCATTTCATTTGTCTGAGCTATTGGCCAGGTTAAAAGCTATATATCGAAGATCCAAATTAAGTGGTTCGGATGAAATAAGTTTCAATGAAATTGTGATACAACTTCAAAATCTGCAAGCCAACGTCCATGGAAAACCATTGGACCTGACAAAAAAAGAATTCGATTTGTTGGTATTTCTGATCACCAATAAGAACAGGGTTTTGGGGAAAAATGCTATTGCCCAGCACTTATGGGGGGATTACACCGATAATCTTCCAAGTTTTGATTTTATCTATCAGCATATTAAAAACTTACGAAAGAAAATATCCGAAGCCGGTGGAAACGATTACCTCACTACTGTTTATGGTATTGGATATAAATTTGGAGAACCCCAAACATGA
- a CDS encoding OmpW family outer membrane protein has translation MKKIFLFIVFAIVLFTHKVNAQSYTTTSYSIGIPTGDLGDFISNVSWRGFAIDYRKLIQPNLGIGISSGLNTFYEERPNAAYTIDNRTLSGKQWRYSNNVPIMLSGDYYLKPGDNINPFVGLGVGTIYTVRRTDMGVFSLDQNAWSFAFQPQVGMIYMLNSFAGISLSAKYSYGLAAGDLNNAQSFMSFNIGYVFMGN, from the coding sequence ATGAAAAAGATATTTCTATTTATCGTTTTTGCCATAGTCTTGTTTACGCACAAGGTCAATGCTCAAAGCTATACAACAACTTCCTATTCCATTGGAATTCCAACAGGTGATTTGGGTGACTTTATTTCAAATGTAAGCTGGAGAGGTTTTGCAATTGATTACAGAAAACTTATTCAGCCGAATTTAGGAATTGGTATCAGTTCAGGCTTGAATACATTCTACGAAGAAAGACCTAACGCAGCATATACCATTGATAATAGAACGCTGAGCGGGAAGCAATGGAGGTACAGCAATAATGTTCCCATCATGCTATCAGGGGATTATTACTTGAAACCAGGAGATAACATAAATCCTTTTGTTGGCCTGGGAGTAGGTACTATTTACACCGTAAGAAGGACAGATATGGGTGTTTTTAGTTTAGATCAAAATGCCTGGAGTTTTGCTTTTCAACCTCAGGTAGGGATGATATATATGTTGAACAGTTTTGCGGGTATCTCATTATCAGCAAAATATTCCTATGGATTGGCAGCAGGAGATTTAAATAATGCACAGTCTTTTATGTCATTTAATATTGGTTACGTTTTCATGGGTAACTGA